In the genome of Phalacrocorax aristotelis chromosome 22, bGulAri2.1, whole genome shotgun sequence, one region contains:
- the LOC142067520 gene encoding 5-hydroxytryptamine receptor 3A-like: MMPAALGALLALLPLASTLQSPAGTWRGGRSPEPAEPALRRLSHYLLAHYQKGTRPVRDWRTTTTVAIDLMVYAILSVDEKNQVLTTYIWYRQHWTDEFLTWDPAHFDNLTQISLPMESVWVPDILINEFVDVGKSPHVPYVYVGHHGEVKNLKPIQVMTACSLDIYNFPFDVQNCSLTFTSWLHHIHDINLSLWRQPELVKFDRSVFMNQGEWELLYVLSHFQEFSVKSSDSYAEMKFYVVIRRRPLFYTVSLLLPSIFLMVMDIVGFYLPPNSGERVSFKITLLLGYSVFLIIVSDTLPATAVGTPLIGIYFVVCMALLVISLTETILIVRLVHKQDLQPHVPAWVKRLLLERATVLLCIRDRKKFSRSRTQSSDISRQVENNDSTGKLNHSGCEDPRECERAGGARSAQAFTGQAEGTLLMHSILREIAAIRQFLEKREEFRDVAREWLQVGYVLDVLLFRAYLAAVLAYSITLGTLWSVWRDA; the protein is encoded by the exons ATGATGCCCGCCGCGCTCGGGGCGCTTCTGGCCCTGCTGCCTCTCGCCTCGACGCTGCAGAGCCCAG CAG GTACCTGGCGGGGGGGACGGAGCCCCGAGCCCGCCGAGCCCGCCCTGCGCCGCCTGTCCCACTACCTGCTGGCCCACTACCAGAAAGGCACCCGGCCTGTGCGGGACTGGCGAACGACCACCACCGTGGCCATCGACCTCATGGTCTACGCCATCCTCAGCGTG GATGAGAAGAACCAGGTGCTGACCACCTACATCTGGTACAGGCAG CACTGGACAGACGAGTTCCTCACGTGGGACCCAGCGCACTTCGACAACCTGACGCAGATCTCCCTCCCCATGGAGAGCGTCTGGGTGCCCGACATCCTCATCAACGAGTT TGTGGACGTTGGAAAGTCCCCCCACGTCCCCTACGTCTATGTTGGCCACCACGGGGAGGTGAAGAACCTCAAACCCATCCAGGTGATGACCGCCTGCAGCCTGGACATCTACAACTTCCCCTTCGACGTCCAGAACTGCTCGCTCACCTTCACCAGCTGGCTGCACCACA TCCATGACATCAACCTCTCGCTGTGGCGGCAGCCAGAGCTGGTCAAGTTCGACCGGAGCGTCTTCATGAACCAGGGCGAGTGGGAGCTGCTCTATGTCCTCAGCCACTTCCAGGAGTTCAGCGTCAAGAGCAGCGACAGCTACGCCGAGATGAAGTTCTAC GTAGTCATCCGGAGACGTCCCCTCTTCTACACTGTcagcctgctgctccccagcatctTCCTGATGGTTATGGACATCGTGGGCTTCTACCTACCTCCCAACAGCGGCGAGAGGGTCTCTTTCAAGATCACCCTCCTGCTGGGCTACTCGGTTTTCCTTATCATCGTATCCGACACGCTGCCGGCTACTGCGGTCGGCACCCCCTTGATAG GCATCTACTTTGTGGTGTGCATGGCGCTGCTCGTCATCAGCCTGACGGAGACAATCCTAATCGTGCGCCTGGTGCACAAGCAAGACCTGCAGCCTCACGTCCCTGCCTGGGTGAAGCGCCTGCTGCTGGAACGAGCCACCGTCCTACTCTGCATCCGGGACAGGAAGAAATTCAGCCGGAGCAGGACGCAGAGCTCGGACATCTCCAGGCAGGTGGAGAACAACGACAGCACAG GCAAGCTGAACCACTCCGGCTGCGAGGACCCCCGGGAATGCGAGAGGGCGGGGGGTGCGAGGTCAGCGCAGGCGTTTACTGGCCAGGCGGAGGGCACCCTGCTGATGCACAGCATCCTGCGTGAGATCGCCGCCATCCGCCAGTTCCTGGAGAAACGCGAGGAGTTTCGCGACGTCGCCCGCGAGTGGCTGCAAGTGGGCTACGTCTTGGACGTCCTGCTCTTCCGGGCGTACCTGGCGGCCGTCCTGGCCTACAGCATCACGCTGGGCACCCTCTGGTCGGTGTGGCGGGACGCCTGA